The following proteins come from a genomic window of Ignavibacteriales bacterium:
- a CDS encoding thioesterase family protein has translation MLTHTTEIRVRYADTDKMQFVYNGKYLEYFEVGRTELLRAAGLAYSEVEKDGYQLPLIEAGLKYFNPAVYDDILQIQATVKVLHSPKVHIEYIVKRKGSDELIAEGFTTHVFIRLDTKKAVRPPKIYVEALTKYFSK, from the coding sequence ATGCTCACTCACACGACAGAAATTCGTGTCCGTTACGCCGATACAGACAAAATGCAATTCGTTTACAATGGAAAATATTTAGAATACTTTGAAGTTGGCAGAACAGAATTATTACGTGCTGCGGGATTGGCTTATTCAGAGGTGGAAAAAGACGGGTATCAATTACCTTTGATTGAAGCCGGTTTGAAATATTTTAATCCTGCTGTATATGACGACATCTTACAAATCCAGGCAACGGTTAAAGTTTTACATTCTCCAAAGGTTCATATTGAATATATTGTTAAGCGGAAAGGTTCTGATGAATTGATTGCCGAAGGATTTACAACTCACGTATTCATTAGATTAGATACAAAGAAAGCCGTGCGCCCGCCTAAAATTTATGTTGAAGCGCTGACAAAATATTTTAGTAAGTAA
- a CDS encoding class I SAM-dependent methyltransferase yields MKQILTELGLIDKVRSFYNSAKTFSPAILINEQKFRRNGLPDGFPAPDSGLIFLIIGLRWSGVYWNSGKQVFEMMKNVLEKNQIKLDSSLSILDFGCGCGRIIRHFYSYSKNNNYFGSDLNPELIKWSNKNLPFGNFSVNEIAPPLTYQNEMFNLIYARSVFTHIGPDLQKEWMKEFNRILKTGGSFYFTTHGESTFSNLTKMEFVELSNKGIFTVNQLVEGDNKCTVYQTRKYVEENLLDGFELLEFIAGTSGTNSPQDIYLIRKK; encoded by the coding sequence GTGAAGCAAATCTTAACTGAATTAGGATTGATTGATAAGGTAAGATCATTTTATAACTCGGCAAAAACTTTCTCGCCGGCTATTTTAATTAATGAGCAAAAATTCAGACGTAACGGTTTGCCGGACGGATTTCCTGCACCTGATTCCGGATTGATATTTTTGATAATTGGATTGCGGTGGAGTGGTGTTTACTGGAATTCCGGCAAACAAGTTTTTGAAATGATGAAAAATGTACTTGAGAAGAATCAAATAAAACTTGACTCATCATTAAGTATACTCGATTTCGGATGCGGCTGCGGAAGAATTATAAGACATTTTTATTCATACTCGAAAAACAATAATTATTTTGGAAGTGATCTTAATCCTGAATTGATTAAATGGTCTAACAAAAATTTACCATTCGGAAATTTTTCTGTTAATGAAATCGCACCGCCGCTGACTTACCAAAATGAAATGTTTAACTTGATCTATGCACGTTCAGTTTTTACGCATATCGGTCCGGATCTGCAAAAAGAATGGATGAAAGAGTTCAACAGAATTCTGAAAACCGGCGGCTCATTTTATTTTACCACACATGGAGAGAGCACCTTTTCAAATTTGACAAAAATGGAATTTGTAGAACTGTCTAATAAAGGGATCTTTACTGTTAACCAATTGGTGGAGGGCGATAATAAATGCACGGTTTATCAGACCAGAAAATACGTTGAAGAAAATCTTCTAGATGGTTTTGAATTATTGGAATTTATTGCCGGAACCAGCGGTACAAACTCACCGCAGGATATTTATTTAATAAGAAAAAAATAA
- a CDS encoding acetyl-CoA carboxylase carboxyltransferase subunit alpha, translating to MAKNILDFEKPIIELENKIEEMRKYEGRLDIAKEVKTLEEKVLDLKKEIYDNLTRWQRVQLARHPERPYTLDYIYMITENFIELHGDRFYKDDKAIVGGFAKIDDQKVMIIGHQKGRDTKSNLYRNFGMSNPEGYRKALRLMKLAEKFKMPVITLIDTPGAYPGLEAEERGQAEAIAKNLFEMSRLRVPIVVTIIGEGASGGALGIGVGDRILMLQNTWYSVISPESCSSILWRSWEYKETAAEALKLTAEDLLAQGIIDRIVPEPLGGAHKDHSKMAVTLKAILKEELETLLKIKPEKLVQNRLEKFAKMGVYQES from the coding sequence ATGGCAAAAAATATACTGGATTTTGAAAAACCAATCATTGAACTCGAAAATAAAATCGAAGAGATGCGAAAGTATGAGGGACGTCTTGACATCGCAAAAGAGGTAAAAACTCTCGAAGAAAAGGTGCTTGACTTGAAAAAAGAAATTTATGACAATCTAACCCGTTGGCAAAGGGTACAGCTCGCGCGTCATCCTGAACGACCATATACTTTGGATTATATCTACATGATTACCGAAAATTTTATTGAACTTCATGGAGATCGGTTTTATAAGGATGATAAAGCAATTGTTGGCGGCTTTGCCAAAATTGATGACCAAAAAGTTATGATAATCGGTCATCAAAAAGGACGCGATACAAAATCAAATTTATACAGAAATTTTGGGATGTCGAATCCTGAAGGTTATCGGAAGGCATTGCGGTTGATGAAACTTGCGGAAAAATTCAAAATGCCCGTAATCACTTTGATCGACACTCCCGGTGCGTATCCCGGTCTTGAAGCTGAAGAACGCGGGCAAGCTGAAGCTATTGCTAAAAATCTTTTTGAGATGAGCCGTCTGCGTGTTCCAATAGTTGTTACAATTATCGGAGAAGGCGCAAGCGGCGGTGCATTGGGAATTGGAGTTGGCGACAGAATTTTAATGCTGCAGAATACCTGGTATTCCGTAATCAGTCCGGAATCATGTTCTAGTATTTTATGGCGGAGCTGGGAGTATAAAGAAACTGCAGCCGAGGCATTGAAACTTACTGCAGAAGATTTGTTAGCTCAAGGCATTATAGACCGGATTGTTCCGGAACCTCTTGGCGGTGCGCATAAAGATCATTCGAAAATGGCTGTTACTCTTAAAGCAATACTCAAGGAAGAACTTGAAACGCTTTTGAAAATCAAACCGGAAAAACTGGTACAAAATCGTTTAGAAAAATTTGCAAAGATGGGAGTTTATCAAGAAAGTTAG